One Mytilus trossulus isolate FHL-02 chromosome 5, PNRI_Mtr1.1.1.hap1, whole genome shotgun sequence DNA segment encodes these proteins:
- the LOC134718964 gene encoding zinc finger protein 45-like: MLSEPTIAEAHVKMRTHTGDKPFKCDICGYSYYKSSNLQKHTTTHTVYKPYTCEICGKAFANHATLKVHIVIHSGDKPYKCNICGTGFAQKSTLKRHIRTHTGDKPYKCETCGQGFTQSHNLHSHMSKHTDYKPYQCEMCGEGFKRRNYLQRHMITHHGDKPYTCGICGKAFSKSTYLKMHIRIHTGDKPYTCDTCGKRFSTSAYLKKHKRTHTCDKPYKCGICGKGFNEKAYLQIHMRIHTGDEPYQCDICGKRSKQSSDMLRHTRTHTGEKSYKCDICGKAFVQGSTLQRHMRTHTGDKPYKCDVCGKGFSESTHLKRHSRTHTGDKPYKCDVCGKEFGDGSYLKPHMRTHTGYKPFKCNICEKEFSQGNSLKKHMKSHTAYKPYKCDICGKGFNQSMYGLKKHMKSHTYLAD; this comes from the coding sequence ATGTTGTCAGAGCCCACAATTGCAGAAGCACATGTTAAGATGAGAACACACACTGGTGATAAACCTTTTAAATGTGATATATGTGGTTATAGTTATTATAAGAGTTCAAACTTACAGAAACACACAACAACACACACTGTTTATAAACCTTATACATGTGAAATTTGTGGGAAAGCATTTGCTAATCATGCAACCTTAAAGGTACACATAGTAATACATTCGGGTGATAAAccttataaatgtaatatatgtgGTACAGGATTTGCTCAGAAATCAACCTTAAAGAGACACATAAGAACACACACTGGTGACAAACCTTATAAATGTGAAACGTGTGGTCAAGGATTTACTCAAAGTCATAACTTGCATAGCCACATGAGCAAACACACTGATTATAAACCTTATCAATGTGAAATGTGTGGTGAAGGGTTCAAACGGAGAAATTATCTACAAAGACACATGATTACACACCATGGGGACAAACCGTATACATGTGGCATATGCGGTAAAGCGTTTTCGAAAAGTACATACTTAAAGATGCACATAAGAATACACACAGGTGATAAACCATATACATGTGATACATGTGGTAAAAGGTTTTCAACAAGTGCATACTTAAAGAAACACAAGAGAACACACACTTGTGATAAACCTTATAAATGTGGAATATGTGGTAAAGGGTTTAATGAGAAGGCGTATTTGCAGATACACATGAGAATACACACTGGTGATGAACCTTACCAATGTGATATATGTGGAAAACGGAGTAAACAAAGTAGTGATATGCTGAGGCACACGAGAACACACACTGGtgaaaaatcatataaatgtgATATATGTGGTAAAGCGTTTGTTCAAGGTTCAACCTTACAGAGACACATGAGAACACACACTGGagataaaccttataaatgTGATGTATGCGGTAAAGGTTTTTCTGAGAGTACACACTTGAAGAGACACAGTAGAACACACACGGGagataaaccttataaatgTGATGTGTGTGGAAAAGAGTTTGGTGATGGTTCATACTTGAAGCCACATATGAGAACACACACTGgttataaaccttttaaatgtaatatatgtGAGAAGGAATTTAGTCAGGGTAATAGTTTAAAGAAACACATGAAATCACACACTGCTTATAAACCTTATAAGTGTGATATATGTGGCAAGGGATTTAATCAGAGTATGTATGGTTTAAAGAAACACATGAAATCACACACTTATCTTGctgattaa